The following proteins are encoded in a genomic region of Oncorhynchus masou masou isolate Uvic2021 chromosome 32, UVic_Omas_1.1, whole genome shotgun sequence:
- the LOC135526353 gene encoding EGF-containing fibulin-like extracellular matrix protein 2: MRGVCVSILCVSVILRSAISQPPTESDTYTECTDGYQWDSQTQHCKDINECETIPEACKGEMKCFNHYGGYLCLPRSASVIPAQDPPSQPGTNLESTAREPFNPCPLGYEPQGDSCVDVNECERDEHDCQPSQQCINTPGAFTCQCPDGYRKVGTECIDIDECRYRYCQHRCVNVPGSFSCQCEPGFQLAGNNRSCIDVNECDMGAPCQQRCYNTYGTFLCRCDQGYELGPDGFACNDIDECSYSSYLCQFQCVNEPGKFSCQCPEGYQLLGTRLCQDINECETGEHQCTTGQTCVNIHGAYQCVDTNLCQDPYIQITDNRCVCTVTKPACRDLPFSIVHRYMSITSERSVPSDIFQIQATSVYPGAYNTFRIRSGDDNGDFYIRQINNISAMLVLARAVTGPLEYTLDLEMVSVNPLLSYQTSSALRLSIYVGPHAF; this comes from the exons ATGCggggcgtgtgtgtgtccatcctgtgtgtgtctgtgatccTCCGCAGTGCTATTTCACAGCCACCTACAGAAAGTGACACCTACACG GAATGCACAGATGGTTATCAATGGGACTCCCAGACTCAGCACTGCAAAG ACATAAATGAGTGTGAGACCATTCCGGAGGCCTGTAAGGGTGAGATGAAGTGCTTCAACCACTACGGGGGCTACCTGTGTCTCCCCCGCTCTGCCTCAGTCATCCCAGCCCAGGACCCCCCCAGCCAGCCTGGGACCAACCTGGAGAGCACCGCCAGAGAGCCCTTCAACCCCTGTCCTCTGGGCTACGAACCCCAGGGAGACAGCTGTGTGG ATGTGAatgagtgtgagagagatgaaCATGACTGCCAGCCCAGCCAGCAGTGCATCAACACACCTGGAGCCTTTACCTGCCAGTGTCCTGATGGTTACCGCAAGGTTGGCACCGAGTGCATTG ATATTGATGAGTGCAGGTACAGGTACTGTCAGCATCGCTGTGTCAACGTCCCCGGCTCCTTCTCCTGTCAGTGTGAACCAGGCTTCCAGCTGGCTGGCAACAACCGCTCCTGTATTG ATGTGAATGAGTGTGACATGGGCGCCCCCTGTCAGCAGAGGTGTTATAACACCTACGGTACCTTCCTCTGTCGCTGTGACCAGGGCTACGAGTTGGGGCCTGACGGCTTCGCCTGCAATG ACATAGACGAGTGCAGCTACTCCAGTTACCTGTGCCAGTTCCAGTGTGTCAATGAACCCGGGAAGTTCTCCTGTCAGTGCCCAGAAGGCTACCAGCTGCTGGGCACCCGACTATGCCAGG ATATAAATGAGTGTGAGACCGGAGAGCaccagtgtactacaggacagaCCTGTGTGAATATCCACGGTGCCTATCAGTGTGTGGACACCAACCTCTGTCAGGACCCTTACATCCAAATAACTGACAA TCGTTGTGTTTGTACTGTGACCAAGCCAGCCTGTCGAGACCTACCCTTCTCTATCGTCCACCGCTACATGAGCATCACGTCGGAACGCTCCGTCCCCTCAGACATCTTTCAGATCCAGGCCACCAGCGTCTACCCCGGAGCCTACAACACCTTCCGTATCCGCTCTGGAGACGACAACGGAGACTTCTACATCAGA CAAATCAACAACATCAGCGCAATGTTGGTTTTAGCCCGGGCCGTGACAGGACCCCTGGAGTACACATTGGACCTGGAGATGGTGTCAGTCAATCCCCTCCTGAGCTACCAGACCAGTTCGGCCCTGCGACTGTCCATCTACGTAGGGCCTCATGCCTTctag